In Cervus elaphus chromosome 7, mCerEla1.1, whole genome shotgun sequence, the following proteins share a genomic window:
- the LOC122697307 gene encoding BOLA class I histocompatibility antigen, alpha chain BL3-7-like, translated as MRVMGPRTLLLLPSGGLVLTETGAGSHSLRYFYTAVSRPGLGEPRLITVGYVDNTQFVRFDSDAPNPRMQPRAQWVEQEGPEYWDRNTRRAKDTAQTFRANLNNLRGYYNQSEAGSHTVQEMYGCDVGPDGRLLRGYVLYAYDGRDYIALNEDLRSWTAADTAAQITKRKFEQRGAAERVRNYLNRECVEWLRRHLENGRDTLLRANSPKTHVTHHHIPGSGVTLRCWALGFYPEEISLTWQRDGEDQTQDMELVETRPSGDGTFQKWAALVVPSGEEQKHTCHVQHEGLQEPLTLRWQPPQPSIPIMGITVGLGLLLVVVVAGAVIWWKKHSGEQGGSYTQAASSDSVQGSDV; from the exons ATGCGGGTTATGGGGCCGAGAACCCTCCTCTTGCTGCCCTCGGGCGGCCTGGTCCTGACCGAGACCGGGGCGG GCTCCCACTCCCTGAGGTATTTCTACACCGCCGTGTCCCGGCCCGGCCTCGGGGAGCCCCGCTTAATCACCGTCGGCTACGTGGACAACACGCAGTTCGTGCGGTTCGACAGCGACGCCCCGAATCCGAGGATGCAGCCGCGGGCGCAGTGGGTGGAGCAGGAGGGGCCCGAGTATTGGGATCGGAACACGCGCAGAGCCAAGGACACCGCACAGACTTTCCGAGCGAACCTGAACAACCTGCGCGGCTACTACAACCAGAGCGAGGCCG GGTCTCACACGGTCCAGGAGATGTACGGCTGCGACGTGGGGCCGGACGGGCGCCTCCTCCGCGGGTACGTGCTGTACGCCTACGACGGCAGAGATTACATCGCCCTGAACGAGGACCTGCGCTCCTGGACCGCTGCGGACACGGCGGCTCAGATCACCAAACGCAAGTTTGAGCAGCGCGGTGCTGCGGAGCGTGTGAGGAACTACCTGAATCGCGAGTGCGTGGAGTGGCTCCGCAGACACCTGGAGAATGGGAGGGACACGCTACTGCGCGCAA ACTCTCCAAAGACACATGTGACCCATCACCACATCCCTGGCAGTGGGGTCACCCTgaggtgctgggccctgggcttctACCCTGAGGAGATCTCACTGACCTGGCAGCGTGATGGGGAGGACCAGACCCAGGACATGGAGCTTGTGGAGACCAGGCCTTCAGGGGATGGAACCTTCCAGAAGTGGGCGGCCTTGGTGGTGCCTTCTGGAGAGGAGCAGAAACACACGTGTCATGTGCAGCATGAGGGGCTTCAGGAGCCCCTCACCCTGAGATGGC aACCTCCTCAGCCTTCCATCCCCATCATGGGCATCACTGTTGGCCTGGGTCTCCTCCTGGTGGTTGTGGTGGCTGGAGCTGTGATCTGGTGGAAGAAGCACTCAg GTGAACAAGGAGGGAGCTACACTCAGGCTGCAA GCAGTGACAGTGTCCAGGGCTCTGATGTGTGA